Proteins encoded by one window of Streptomyces roseifaciens:
- the proC gene encoding pyrroline-5-carboxylate reductase, with amino-acid sequence MAQKVAVLGTGKIGEALLSGMIRAGWSTDDLLVTARRPERAEALRARYGVETVTNAEAAKSADTLILAVKPQDMAALLSELAPHLPADRLVISAAAGVPTSFFEERLPGGNPVVRVMPNTPVLVDEGMSVISAGTHATEDHLLRTEAIFKPVGKTLRVPESQQDAATALSGSGPAYFYFLVEAMTDAGILLGLPRDKAHDLIVQAAIGAAVMLRDSGEHPVKLREAVTSPAGTTINAIRELEKHGVRHALIAALEAARDRSRELASGEG; translated from the coding sequence GTGGCTCAGAAAGTCGCCGTCCTCGGCACCGGCAAGATCGGCGAGGCGCTGCTCAGCGGCATGATCCGCGCCGGCTGGTCGACCGATGACCTCCTGGTCACCGCCCGCCGCCCCGAGCGCGCCGAGGCCCTCCGCGCCCGCTACGGCGTCGAGACGGTCACCAACGCCGAGGCTGCGAAGTCTGCGGACACCCTGATCCTGGCCGTCAAACCGCAGGACATGGCGGCGCTCCTCAGCGAGCTCGCCCCACACCTGCCCGCCGACCGGCTGGTCATCAGCGCGGCGGCCGGCGTCCCCACGTCCTTCTTCGAGGAGCGGCTGCCGGGCGGCAACCCCGTCGTGCGCGTCATGCCGAACACCCCCGTCCTGGTGGACGAGGGCATGTCGGTGATCTCCGCGGGCACCCACGCCACGGAGGACCACCTCCTCCGCACGGAGGCGATCTTCAAGCCCGTCGGCAAGACGCTCCGGGTGCCCGAGTCCCAGCAGGACGCGGCGACGGCGCTGTCCGGCTCGGGCCCGGCGTACTTCTACTTCCTCGTCGAGGCGATGACCGACGCCGGCATCCTCCTCGGCCTCCCGCGGGACAAGGCCCACGACCTCATCGTCCAGGCCGCCATCGGCGCCGCCGTCATGCTCCGCGACAGCGGCGAGCACCCGGTCAAGCTCCGCGAGGCGGTCACCTCGCCGGCCGGCACGACGATCAACGCCATCCGCGAGCTGGAGAAGCACGGAGTACGGCACGCGCTGATCGCCGCCCTGGAGGCCGCCCGCGACCGCAGCCGGGAGCTGGCCTCCGGCGAGGGCTGA